A genomic segment from Helicobacter sp. NHP19-012 encodes:
- a CDS encoding outer membrane protein translates to MVKTTNSGASYGKMKVEQPTFSYKNGQSNMYGFGFNIGYKAFFGKSKRNGLRFFAYYDYGYSNPNFDGPRYNLNAYGAGMDYLFDFINKDDTQVGFFIGFALAGNSWNNSGASNIESTAKYLNDVLAPLAAANDGSVKASTNFSYFQLPIQWGIRANVSKHQGFEFGMKIPLVRNYYFKSVAKSNAPGDKAVHIDGITFQRSVVFYANYVINF, encoded by the coding sequence ATGGTTAAGACGACCAATAGTGGCGCAAGTTATGGGAAAATGAAGGTTGAACAGCCTACTTTCAGCTATAAAAACGGGCAAAGCAACATGTATGGCTTTGGCTTTAACATAGGCTACAAAGCGTTCTTTGGCAAAAGCAAACGCAATGGGTTGCGTTTCTTTGCCTACTACGATTATGGCTACAGCAACCCCAACTTTGATGGCCCACGCTATAACCTCAATGCCTACGGGGCGGGCATGGATTATCTCTTTGACTTCATCAACAAAGATGATACGCAAGTGGGCTTTTTTATCGGCTTTGCGCTTGCGGGTAACTCTTGGAACAACTCAGGAGCGTCTAATATAGAATCCACAGCTAAATATCTCAATGATGTCTTAGCCCCCTTAGCTGCCGCAAATGATGGAAGCGTAAAAGCCAGCACAAATTTTAGCTATTTTCAACTCCCTATCCAATGGGGGATTAGGGCAAATGTCAGCAAACACCAAGGTTTCGAGTTTGGCATGAAAATCCCCTTAGTGCGCAACTACTACTTTAAGTCGGTCGCCAAAAGCAATGCCCCCGGCGACAAAGCCGTTCACATTGACGGCATCACCTTCCAAAGAAGCGTGGTGTTCTACGCCAACTATGTGATCAACTTCTAG
- the napH gene encoding quinol dehydrogenase ferredoxin subunit NapH: MRYLVLRRLMQCGILALFAANTWILKGNLSASRLFNTIPLSDPFAALQVFLASLHVEITALLGALLVLCVYGLFLGRAFCAWVCPVNMIVDFAAWVRRKLQFRGVHLGLPKNLRYILLALSLILSFALATPAFESVSFIGVVQRGIILGTASWLIVALLLFCVDAFLGDKIICSKLCPLGAFYALTSRYALLKIKHDAMRCTKCELCWEICPERQVLWMVGLKSVSVNSGECTRCGRCIEVCEDDALGFSILDLKGSFKKKDLG, encoded by the coding sequence ATGCGCTATTTAGTGCTAAGGCGGCTCATGCAATGCGGTATTTTAGCCCTTTTTGCCGCCAACACTTGGATACTCAAGGGCAATTTGAGCGCGTCTAGGTTGTTCAACACGATCCCCCTAAGCGATCCTTTTGCGGCTCTGCAGGTGTTTTTAGCCAGTTTGCACGTTGAGATCACGGCACTCTTGGGGGCACTCTTGGTGCTGTGTGTGTATGGCTTGTTCTTGGGGCGGGCGTTTTGTGCGTGGGTGTGTCCGGTGAATATGATCGTGGATTTTGCGGCGTGGGTGCGGCGCAAACTCCAATTTAGGGGCGTGCATTTGGGCTTGCCTAAGAATTTGCGCTACATCCTCTTAGCTCTAAGCTTAATCCTCTCCTTTGCGCTTGCCACGCCCGCCTTTGAGAGTGTGTCCTTCATCGGGGTGGTGCAAAGGGGGATCATTTTAGGCACGGCCTCGTGGCTCATTGTGGCGTTGTTGCTCTTTTGCGTGGATGCGTTTTTGGGTGATAAAATCATTTGCTCCAAACTCTGCCCCTTGGGGGCGTTTTATGCGCTCACCAGCCGCTACGCGCTCTTAAAGATCAAGCATGACGCGATGCGTTGCACCAAGTGCGAACTGTGTTGGGAAATTTGCCCCGAGCGGCAGGTGCTGTGGATGGTGGGGCTTAAAAGCGTGTCGGTCAATTCGGGGGAGTGCACCCGTTGCGGGCGGTGCATTGAGGTGTGCGAGGACGATGCGTTGGGGTTTAGCATTTTGGACTTGAAAGGAAGTTTTAAGAAAAAGGACCTAGGCTAG
- a CDS encoding DUF1104 domain-containing protein — translation MPAHESDQELISMAGKIDAEKVPDYHMELYKRAKKLSLAERKKFYHRVIAAANKNTANMTMEEFENHMEAIQKAIRARVAKMTRTQFDATGLRLDGKLPYTN, via the coding sequence TTGCCCGCCCATGAGAGCGACCAAGAGCTCATCAGCATGGCGGGCAAAATAGACGCAGAAAAAGTCCCCGACTACCACATGGAGCTATACAAGCGGGCAAAAAAATTGAGCCTAGCAGAGCGCAAGAAGTTTTACCATAGGGTGATTGCAGCGGCGAACAAAAACACCGCCAACATGACAATGGAGGAATTTGAAAACCACATGGAGGCGATCCAAAAAGCGATTAGGGCTAGGGTGGCTAAAATGACGCGCACACAATTTGACGCCACGGGGTTACGCCTAGATGGCAAACTCCCCTACACAAATTAA
- a CDS encoding phosphatase PAP2 family protein produces MATPYKGSVGVRNGQKLAVKLLWFWGAIFFVLLGLDASGVIQKQEWVQSVDRFFIGLIRTPEPTQGIWLKFVLLSTWFAQSKLTTPAALLIALWWVFKKRTALGVWFFSTVLVGEVALKTLKHLVQRPRPATNGELYLAHGFSFPSGHALAATLFYGLLAFLLCTSRVNVGAKVGGFVFLFFWIFLMMYDRVYLGVHYPTDVLGGFLMGMGCVCCSMGFYLGYLKRT; encoded by the coding sequence ATGGCAACTCCCTATAAAGGGTCGGTGGGTGTGAGAAATGGGCAAAAATTAGCGGTCAAGTTGTTGTGGTTTTGGGGGGCGATTTTCTTTGTGTTGTTGGGGTTAGATGCCAGTGGGGTGATCCAAAAACAAGAGTGGGTGCAAAGTGTGGATCGCTTTTTCATTGGTTTGATCCGCACTCCAGAGCCCACTCAAGGGATTTGGCTTAAATTTGTGCTTTTGAGCACTTGGTTTGCCCAATCCAAACTCACCACACCAGCGGCTCTACTCATCGCCCTTTGGTGGGTGTTTAAAAAGCGCACCGCTCTGGGGGTTTGGTTTTTTAGCACCGTGCTTGTGGGTGAGGTGGCACTTAAAACCTTAAAGCACCTTGTGCAACGCCCCCGCCCTGCCACTAATGGGGAATTGTATTTGGCGCATGGTTTTAGCTTTCCTAGCGGACACGCCCTAGCCGCTACACTTTTTTATGGTTTGTTGGCGTTTTTGCTCTGCACCTCTAGAGTAAATGTGGGGGCAAAGGTGGGAGGCTTTGTGTTCTTGTTTTTTTGGATTTTTTTGATGATGTATGATCGGGTGTATTTGGGAGTGCACTACCCTACGGATGTTTTGGGGGGATTTTTAATGGGCATGGGCTGTGTGTGTTGTTCTATGGGATTTTATTTAGGCTATTTAAAACGGACTTAG
- the dxs gene encoding 1-deoxy-D-xylulose-5-phosphate synthase has product MDLEVYQRDLPHLERVCAQLRERILEVVSAHGGHLSSSLGAIELIVGLHNVFDKDKHPFIFDTSHQAYAHKLLTGRFESFSTLRQMGGLSGFVRPSESPYDYFIAGHSSTAISVGVGVAKAYALQGKAEVPVVMVGDGSLSAGLAYEALDELGDRKYPLVILLNDNEMSIAKPIGAISNALSQLMARPLYQSFRERIKNILKSMPEGVNYLANRFEESLKLITPGIFFEELGISYLGPIDGHDLEAITQALKIAKDTKTPLLIHAQTTKGKGYKMAEGKYEKWHGVGPFDLETGQSLKSAPKVANPTQVYSNTLFELASRDDKIVGVTAAMPGGTGLGKLIDSYPTRFWDVGIAEQHAVTSMAALAKEGFKPFVSIYSTFLQRAFDQIVHDVGIMSLPVKFAIDRAGIVGEDGETHQGLLDIAYLRPIPNMTLLAPRDNATLQNAIHFAKEHTTGPCAFRYPRGAFLLEEGVFAPTPYTLGKCALLKPEGDILFVGYGNGVGRAHQTLKLVEDKGLKVALLDLCFLKPLDSALKEILPRYSKIYVFSDSYLMGGVASALLEFLGGGVSIESFEVADCYPAHGKSSLVEQALQIDPPTLAKRVLA; this is encoded by the coding sequence ATGGATTTAGAAGTTTATCAAAGAGATTTGCCCCATTTAGAGCGGGTGTGTGCCCAACTGAGGGAGCGGATTTTAGAAGTGGTGAGTGCGCATGGGGGACATTTAAGCTCGTCTCTTGGGGCGATTGAGCTGATTGTGGGCTTGCATAATGTCTTTGACAAGGACAAACACCCCTTCATCTTTGACACCAGCCACCAAGCCTACGCCCATAAACTTTTAACAGGACGCTTTGAGAGCTTTAGCACTTTGCGCCAAATGGGCGGGCTTAGCGGTTTTGTGCGCCCTAGTGAGTCGCCCTACGACTACTTCATCGCCGGGCACAGCTCTACGGCGATCTCTGTGGGCGTGGGCGTGGCTAAGGCTTACGCTTTGCAAGGCAAGGCAGAAGTGCCGGTGGTGATGGTGGGCGATGGAAGTTTGAGTGCAGGGCTTGCTTACGAAGCTTTAGATGAGCTGGGCGATCGCAAATACCCCTTAGTGATTTTGCTAAACGACAACGAAATGAGTATCGCCAAGCCCATAGGCGCGATCAGCAACGCCTTATCGCAACTCATGGCACGCCCACTCTACCAGTCTTTTAGAGAGAGGATCAAAAACATTTTAAAGTCCATGCCCGAGGGCGTGAATTATTTAGCTAACCGCTTTGAAGAATCCTTAAAGCTCATCACCCCGGGGATTTTCTTTGAAGAGCTAGGCATCAGCTATTTAGGTCCCATTGACGGGCACGACTTAGAGGCGATCACGCAAGCGTTAAAAATTGCCAAAGACACCAAAACCCCCCTACTCATCCACGCCCAAACCACTAAGGGCAAGGGCTATAAAATGGCAGAGGGCAAGTATGAAAAGTGGCATGGCGTGGGTCCCTTTGACTTAGAAACGGGGCAAAGCCTCAAAAGCGCACCCAAAGTGGCTAACCCCACCCAAGTTTATTCAAACACACTTTTTGAACTAGCCAGCCGTGATGATAAAATCGTGGGCGTGACGGCAGCCATGCCCGGGGGCACGGGGCTTGGCAAACTCATAGACAGCTACCCTACAAGATTTTGGGATGTCGGCATTGCCGAGCAACACGCCGTAACTTCTATGGCGGCTTTAGCCAAAGAGGGCTTTAAACCCTTTGTCAGCATTTACTCGACCTTTTTACAAAGGGCGTTCGATCAAATCGTGCATGATGTGGGTATCATGTCCTTGCCTGTAAAATTTGCGATCGATCGCGCCGGGATTGTGGGCGAGGATGGCGAAACCCACCAAGGTTTGTTAGACATCGCCTATTTGCGCCCGATCCCTAATATGACTTTACTTGCCCCAAGAGACAACGCTACGCTACAAAATGCGATCCATTTTGCTAAAGAGCACACAACGGGTCCCTGTGCTTTTCGCTACCCACGGGGGGCGTTTTTGCTAGAAGAGGGGGTTTTTGCGCCCACGCCCTACACGCTAGGCAAATGCGCACTTCTCAAACCTGAGGGAGATATTTTATTTGTGGGCTATGGCAATGGCGTGGGGCGGGCGCACCAAACCTTAAAACTTGTAGAAGACAAGGGGCTAAAAGTGGCTCTCTTGGATTTATGTTTTTTAAAACCCCTAGATAGTGCGCTTAAAGAAATTCTGCCCCGCTACTCTAAAATCTATGTCTTTAGCGATTCCTACTTAATGGGGGGAGTAGCTAGCGCCTTGTTAGAGTTTTTGGGCGGGGGGGTCAGCATTGAAAGTTTTGAAGTGGCAGATTGCTACCCCGCGCATGGCAAAAGCTCTTTAGTCGAGCAAGCCTTGCAAATCGACCCCCCCACTTTGGCTAAGAGAGTCTTAGCCTAG
- the fliG gene encoding flagellar motor switch protein FliG, with amino-acid sequence MAKLTPRQKTQLDEFTMSEKIAILLIQVGEEATAGILRHLDVDSITEISKQIVQLNGTDKAIGAAVLEEFFAILQSNQYINSGGLEYARELLIKALGPEQAKIILEKLSRSLQTQKNFSYLGRIKPQQLADFIINEHPQTIALILAHMESANAAETLSFFPDDMKAEVSIRMASLGDISPQVVKRVSTVLENKLEALTSYKVEVGGTRAVAEIFNRLGQKAAKTTLARIENIDAKLANDIKEMMFTFEDISGLDNFAIREILKVADKKDLTLALKTSTEELKTKFLSNMSTRASDQFVEEMAYLGAVKIKDVESAQRKIIEIVQSLAEKGVIQMGGEEDVIE; translated from the coding sequence ATGGCTAAACTAACCCCTAGACAGAAGACGCAATTAGACGAGTTTACGATGTCTGAAAAAATTGCTATTTTGCTCATCCAAGTGGGCGAGGAGGCCACTGCCGGGATTTTACGCCATTTAGATGTGGATTCGATCACCGAGATCAGCAAGCAAATCGTGCAACTTAACGGCACGGATAAAGCCATCGGGGCAGCGGTTTTAGAAGAGTTTTTTGCCATTTTGCAATCCAACCAATACATCAACAGCGGCGGTTTGGAGTATGCTAGAGAGCTTTTAATTAAGGCACTAGGTCCCGAGCAGGCAAAGATCATTTTAGAGAAACTGAGCCGTAGCCTGCAAACCCAAAAAAACTTTTCTTACTTGGGGCGTATCAAACCCCAGCAACTTGCTGACTTCATCATCAACGAACACCCTCAAACCATCGCCTTGATCTTAGCGCATATGGAATCGGCCAATGCCGCCGAAACCCTAAGCTTTTTCCCCGATGACATGAAAGCAGAGGTGAGTATCCGCATGGCAAGTCTTGGCGACATCTCCCCGCAGGTGGTTAAACGGGTTTCCACCGTGCTAGAAAATAAATTAGAAGCCCTCACTAGCTACAAAGTCGAAGTGGGCGGCACGCGTGCGGTGGCTGAAATCTTTAACCGCTTGGGGCAAAAAGCGGCTAAAACGACTTTGGCGCGCATTGAAAACATCGATGCTAAACTTGCCAATGACATTAAAGAGATGATGTTCACCTTTGAAGACATCAGTGGGCTTGACAACTTTGCGATCCGTGAAATCCTTAAGGTGGCGGATAAAAAAGATCTCACTTTGGCACTTAAAACTTCCACAGAAGAGTTAAAAACAAAATTCTTAAGCAATATGAGCACCCGTGCAAGCGACCAATTCGTCGAGGAAATGGCGTATCTGGGGGCTGTAAAAATCAAAGATGTCGAATCAGCGCAACGCAAGATTATCGAGATCGTCCAATCGCTCGCAGAAAAAGGCGTGATCCAAATGGGCGGAGAGGAAGATGTCATTGAATAA
- the fliF gene encoding flagellar basal-body MS-ring/collar protein FliF — protein sequence MDFRGLLQQIIRLFSRLNKAQKITVVVAVSLIVGFLIFLLVYPTKDRGDLSGYGVLFEGMDASDNALILQHLQQKHIPYKIPKDDTILIPKDKVYEERISLASQGIPKTSKVGYEIFDVKDFGATDFDQNIKYIRAIEGELSRTIESLVPIEKADVHIAIPKDSVFVSREIPPTASVMLKIKPNMRLLPKQILGIKNLIAASVPKLTVENVKLVNENGEPLGENDELDTTRELAQAQLHYKQNFENILESKIANILAPIVGGRDKVVAKVSAEFDFSQKKSTKETFDPNNVVRSEQTMEEKKEGLPKKQVGGVPGVVSNIGPVQGLNSAEKEKYEKSTNTTNYEVGKTVSEIKGEFGVLTRLNAAVVVDGKYKKVDKNGTESVEYVALSADEMSKINALVKQAIGYNQARGDAVTVSNFEFNGKSAKYVPMSAYEKVVATTEKVLGPFSSLLKYIIVGLVLFVFYKKVITPFSQRMLEIHPDEEEQVQSLFAMDEDDEEEVDRFGEMRKKVEDQLGLSASFNEEDVKYDIMLERVRSSIKEKPEEIASLFKLLIKDEVAITNTKGN from the coding sequence GTGGATTTTAGGGGCTTATTACAACAGATTATCCGTCTTTTCTCAAGACTCAATAAAGCACAAAAGATCACTGTTGTGGTGGCGGTATCCTTAATTGTGGGTTTTTTGATCTTTTTATTGGTTTACCCGACCAAAGATAGGGGGGATTTGAGCGGGTATGGGGTGCTCTTTGAGGGCATGGACGCTAGCGACAATGCGCTGATTTTACAACATCTGCAGCAAAAACACATCCCCTATAAAATCCCCAAGGACGACACCATTTTAATCCCCAAAGACAAGGTCTATGAGGAGCGCATTTCTCTAGCTTCTCAGGGCATCCCCAAAACTAGTAAGGTCGGCTATGAGATCTTTGATGTGAAGGATTTTGGGGCAACAGACTTTGATCAGAACATTAAGTACATCCGCGCGATTGAGGGGGAATTAAGCCGCACCATTGAAAGCCTTGTGCCGATTGAAAAGGCGGATGTGCACATCGCTATTCCCAAAGACAGCGTGTTTGTGAGCCGCGAGATCCCCCCTACTGCCTCGGTGATGCTCAAAATCAAACCCAACATGCGCTTGTTGCCTAAGCAAATCTTAGGCATTAAAAATTTAATCGCCGCCTCTGTGCCTAAACTCACGGTGGAAAATGTCAAGCTGGTGAATGAGAATGGCGAGCCTTTGGGCGAAAATGACGAGCTAGACACCACGAGAGAACTCGCCCAAGCCCAGTTGCACTACAAACAAAACTTTGAAAACATTTTAGAAAGTAAAATTGCCAACATTTTAGCTCCCATCGTGGGCGGGCGCGACAAGGTCGTGGCAAAGGTGAGCGCGGAGTTTGACTTTAGCCAAAAGAAAAGCACCAAAGAAACCTTTGATCCTAACAATGTCGTGCGCAGTGAGCAAACGATGGAAGAGAAAAAAGAGGGCTTACCCAAAAAGCAAGTGGGTGGGGTGCCCGGAGTGGTGAGCAACATCGGGCCTGTGCAAGGCTTAAACAGCGCAGAAAAAGAAAAATACGAGAAATCCACCAATACCACCAACTACGAAGTGGGTAAGACCGTGAGCGAAATCAAGGGCGAATTTGGGGTCTTAACCCGTTTAAATGCCGCTGTAGTCGTGGATGGCAAATACAAAAAAGTAGATAAAAACGGCACAGAGAGTGTAGAATATGTCGCATTGAGTGCGGATGAAATGAGTAAAATCAATGCCTTAGTCAAGCAAGCCATCGGCTATAATCAAGCTAGAGGCGATGCAGTAACCGTCAGCAATTTTGAATTTAATGGTAAGTCGGCTAAATATGTACCCATGAGTGCATATGAAAAAGTCGTGGCGACTACTGAGAAAGTTTTAGGTCCTTTCTCATCTTTGCTTAAATACATCATTGTAGGCTTGGTGCTGTTTGTCTTTTACAAAAAAGTCATCACGCCTTTCAGCCAACGCATGCTTGAGATCCACCCCGATGAAGAGGAACAGGTGCAATCCCTCTTTGCTATGGATGAGGATGATGAGGAGGAGGTCGATCGTTTCGGCGAAATGCGTAAAAAGGTGGAGGATCAGTTGGGGCTTAGTGCGAGCTTTAATGAAGAGGATGTTAAGTATGATATTATGCTTGAGCGGGTGCGTAGCTCTATTAAAGAAAAACCCGAAGAAATCGCCTCTTTGTTTAAGCTTTTGATTAAGGATGAGGTTGCTATCACTAACACCAAAGGGAATTAA
- the napG gene encoding ferredoxin-type protein NapG: MMQRRAFLQTALKGALLCGSGGAFLAAMLKAKHSKDSYALRPPGAEDEERFLSLCIRCGLCVKDCPYNTLKLATLLDHAKVGTPFFEARKVPCYLCPDIPCIKACPTSALDKKHLEKNQGVGSLKMGVAVVDPISCVAFWGIRCDVCYRVCPLIDRAIKLENKHNERTGKHAYMLPMVQNDVCVGCGLCERACITKEPAIRVLPVAFVSGKVGNHYVKGWDAKDQERVKDAKPNTLNPKTDNPLDYLNKGL; this comes from the coding sequence TTGATGCAAAGACGGGCGTTTTTACAAACAGCCCTTAAGGGGGCTTTGCTGTGCGGCAGTGGGGGGGCGTTTTTGGCTGCCATGCTCAAAGCCAAGCACAGTAAGGACTCGTATGCGCTAAGACCCCCCGGGGCAGAGGATGAAGAGCGTTTTTTGAGCCTATGTATCCGCTGTGGGCTGTGTGTGAAGGATTGCCCCTACAACACCCTAAAACTCGCTACTTTGCTCGATCACGCCAAGGTCGGCACGCCTTTTTTTGAAGCCCGCAAAGTCCCTTGCTACCTCTGTCCCGACATCCCTTGTATTAAAGCTTGCCCCACAAGCGCGCTAGACAAGAAGCACTTAGAGAAAAATCAAGGCGTGGGATCGCTTAAAATGGGTGTAGCGGTGGTCGATCCGATCTCTTGCGTGGCGTTTTGGGGGATTCGTTGCGATGTGTGCTACCGGGTTTGCCCCCTCATCGATCGCGCCATTAAGCTAGAAAACAAACACAACGAACGCACGGGCAAGCACGCCTATATGTTGCCCATGGTCCAAAACGATGTGTGCGTGGGCTGTGGGCTGTGTGAAAGGGCGTGTATCACCAAAGAGCCGGCGATTCGGGTCTTGCCCGTGGCGTTTGTGAGTGGCAAGGTGGGCAACCACTATGTCAAGGGCTGGGACGCAAAAGATCAAGAGCGGGTGAAAGACGCCAAGCCCAACACCCTAAACCCCAAGACAGACAACCCCCTAGACTACCTGAATAAGGGGCTTTAA
- the flgG gene encoding flagellar basal-body rod protein FlgG yields MLRSLYSATTGMLGQQTHIDTTSNNIANVNTVGFKRQRADFNDLFYQALQYAGTSTSDTTKSPNGIEVGLGVRTSSVTKMFSQGSPKETENNLDLAITGKGFFQVQMPDGSTAYTRAGNFKIDDQGNMVTTEGYLLIPQITFPQDTTQISIGVDGTVSVTQGNASTSNVIGQITLANFINPAGLHALGDNLLAVTSASGPAIVGNPNADGYGQLRQGFLELSNVRLVEEMTDLITAQRAYEANSKTIQTADNMLQTVNSLKR; encoded by the coding sequence ATGTTGCGATCTCTTTACAGTGCGACCACAGGAATGCTCGGGCAACAAACTCACATCGACACCACTTCTAACAACATCGCCAATGTCAACACCGTGGGCTTTAAGCGCCAAAGGGCAGACTTCAACGATCTCTTCTATCAGGCTTTGCAATACGCCGGCACTTCCACCTCGGACACCACCAAATCGCCCAATGGCATTGAAGTGGGCCTAGGTGTGCGGACTTCTAGCGTGACGAAAATGTTCTCTCAGGGCAGCCCTAAAGAAACGGAGAACAACCTAGATTTAGCCATCACAGGCAAGGGGTTTTTCCAAGTGCAAATGCCCGATGGCTCTACGGCTTACACCCGCGCGGGCAATTTTAAAATTGACGATCAGGGCAATATGGTAACCACCGAGGGCTATTTACTCATCCCCCAAATCACCTTCCCCCAAGACACCACGCAAATTAGTATCGGCGTGGATGGCACCGTGAGTGTAACGCAGGGCAATGCCAGCACTTCTAATGTGATCGGGCAAATCACTTTAGCAAATTTTATCAACCCCGCCGGCTTGCATGCTTTGGGTGATAACTTGCTTGCCGTAACCTCAGCCAGCGGTCCGGCGATTGTGGGTAACCCTAATGCCGATGGCTACGGGCAGTTGCGCCAAGGGTTTTTAGAACTTAGCAATGTGCGCTTGGTCGAGGAGATGACGGACTTAATCACTGCCCAACGCGCCTATGAAGCTAACTCTAAGACGATCCAAACGGCGGATAATATGCTCCAAACGGTCAATAGTTTAAAACGCTAG
- the fliH gene encoding flagellar assembly protein FliH, which translates to MSLNNSSDENLIPKEDLDKHTIKKYTFKSFAEIAAEKPEEKKPPKEQHPEPIEESAPIERSIQLENDLIECLLKKTDELSGQLAKLQMQFEKSQEENQTLLQQTREDNYKIGFKEGEQKAKDELSASIDEEKNHLLQSLTTIDQKMQQSQTHLEALEKELSAIAVEIAKEVIVKEVEEKSQEVALALAKELLKNIMDATDICVKVNTLDYPFLSQNLKNLPKIKLEPSDAIAKGGVLITSSQGNIDGNLMARYKNLKESVLDNLKA; encoded by the coding sequence ATGTCATTGAATAATTCGAGCGATGAAAATTTAATCCCCAAAGAAGATCTTGACAAGCACACGATTAAAAAATACACCTTTAAATCCTTTGCTGAAATTGCCGCCGAAAAACCCGAGGAGAAAAAACCGCCCAAAGAACAACACCCCGAGCCCATTGAAGAAAGCGCACCCATTGAACGCTCCATACAATTAGAAAACGACCTCATCGAGTGTTTGCTAAAAAAAACCGATGAACTCTCAGGGCAACTTGCCAAACTCCAAATGCAATTTGAAAAGAGCCAAGAGGAGAACCAAACCCTCTTGCAACAAACTAGGGAGGACAATTACAAAATAGGTTTTAAAGAAGGCGAGCAAAAGGCTAAAGACGAGCTGAGCGCTAGCATAGATGAGGAAAAAAACCATTTATTGCAATCGCTCACAACGATCGATCAAAAAATGCAACAATCCCAAACCCACTTAGAAGCCCTTGAAAAGGAACTTAGTGCGATCGCGGTAGAAATTGCTAAAGAGGTGATCGTTAAAGAAGTGGAGGAAAAGAGCCAAGAGGTCGCCCTAGCCCTAGCTAAAGAGTTGTTAAAAAATATCATGGATGCCACCGACATTTGCGTGAAGGTCAACACTTTAGATTATCCCTTTCTCTCCCAAAACCTTAAAAACCTCCCCAAAATCAAGCTAGAACCCAGCGATGCGATCGCTAAGGGGGGGGTTTTAATCACCAGCTCACAGGGCAACATTGATGGCAATTTAATGGCGCGCTACAAGAACTTAAAAGAGAGCGTGCTAGACAATCTAAAGGCTTAG